Proteins found in one Bremerella volcania genomic segment:
- a CDS encoding EF-hand domain-containing protein, which yields MRAFVSTFVLASLVIGIGGCNQRVAQTPPPKPAPPVVAKTIVDPLDLISLEDMAEPQAGLPFKLEPYVTPQRLLVFTSHGPIRVDVLLWIDDKPYDHALEELVDHVLTLADANQDGKATWEELANQPELRSGQFGNLSFEDPRQRKQNIDRYDTNRNGWVDRAEVPRMVSRSSARTEAFSVRRTSYAVNRSRTDSPLRQLLDENGNGVIDHDEITSAAHRLRLRDLDDDEIVTPMELITSSGSSMDDMTRRGDRRRFFGGQGMFTLDDNTPWNDLLYAMQENYERGGQLQLDKFPKDNLLHTIDADGDGVLHRDELPKLASLPPEYELTIRFGGDLKEQPRIAMVPFKKSSAEPITRTDEVAVNLGSDWLVFRTRDNVSSEFAHQQAENLLQIYDGNRDGYLEESELPEQGTNINFALADKDEDEKLYVEEIEASLLQRNWIQRCHIRLQGIDGDDPLFRAIDPNRDTRLSARELQQLKSQLSQMDVDQSQSVEFEEIPALLVFEFFRGDQDNNPVVPQLYSESQDATATSNLTPEWFQGMDYNGDGDISLREFLGTPAQFSELDADHDGFITDAEVLSHPNLF from the coding sequence ATGCGTGCGTTTGTTTCGACCTTCGTTCTGGCTTCCCTCGTGATAGGCATCGGCGGATGCAACCAGCGCGTCGCCCAGACGCCCCCACCGAAGCCCGCTCCGCCAGTGGTCGCCAAGACGATCGTCGACCCGCTTGATTTGATCTCGCTAGAAGATATGGCCGAACCCCAGGCAGGGCTCCCCTTCAAGCTGGAACCGTACGTCACGCCGCAGCGTCTGTTGGTCTTCACTTCGCATGGACCTATCCGCGTCGATGTTTTGCTTTGGATCGACGACAAGCCGTACGACCACGCCTTGGAAGAACTGGTCGATCATGTCCTGACGCTGGCCGACGCCAACCAGGATGGCAAAGCAACCTGGGAGGAGTTGGCCAATCAGCCGGAGCTGCGCAGCGGTCAGTTCGGTAACCTCTCGTTCGAAGACCCCCGTCAACGAAAGCAAAACATCGATCGCTACGACACCAACCGCAACGGTTGGGTCGACCGCGCCGAAGTGCCCCGCATGGTCAGTCGCAGCAGCGCCCGTACGGAAGCGTTCTCCGTTCGTCGAACCTCGTATGCCGTGAATCGCAGCCGGACCGATTCCCCCTTGCGGCAACTGCTGGATGAAAATGGGAATGGCGTGATCGATCACGACGAGATCACCTCGGCCGCGCACCGACTTCGCCTGCGTGACCTGGACGACGACGAGATTGTCACACCGATGGAACTGATCACGTCTTCGGGAAGTTCCATGGATGACATGACACGCCGCGGCGATCGGCGTCGTTTCTTCGGTGGCCAAGGCATGTTCACCCTGGACGACAACACCCCGTGGAACGACCTGCTTTACGCCATGCAGGAAAACTACGAACGCGGCGGGCAACTTCAGCTCGACAAGTTTCCGAAAGACAACCTGCTGCATACGATCGACGCGGATGGGGATGGCGTGCTGCATCGTGACGAGCTACCCAAGCTCGCCAGCTTGCCGCCCGAATACGAATTGACCATTCGCTTTGGTGGAGACTTGAAAGAGCAGCCGCGAATTGCCATGGTTCCCTTCAAAAAGTCTTCGGCCGAACCGATCACCAGAACGGACGAAGTTGCCGTTAACCTGGGCTCGGACTGGCTTGTCTTCCGCACCAGGGATAATGTAAGTTCCGAGTTTGCCCATCAGCAGGCCGAAAATCTATTGCAGATTTACGATGGCAACCGGGATGGTTATCTCGAGGAAAGCGAACTCCCCGAGCAAGGCACAAACATCAACTTTGCCCTGGCCGACAAAGATGAGGATGAAAAGCTATACGTCGAGGAAATCGAGGCCTCGCTCTTGCAGCGAAATTGGATCCAGCGCTGTCACATTCGCCTGCAGGGGATCGACGGGGATGATCCCCTGTTTCGTGCCATCGACCCAAACCGGGATACCAGGCTATCGGCCAGGGAATTGCAGCAACTCAAGTCGCAGCTCAGTCAGATGGACGTCGACCAATCGCAGTCCGTCGAGTTCGAGGAGATTCCTGCCCTGTTGGTGTTCGAGTTCTTTCGCGGAGATCAAGACAACAATCCGGTAGTGCCGCAGCTTTACAGTGAATCGCAAGACGCGACCGCCACCAGCAACCTGACGCCGGAGTGGTTCCAAGGCATGGACTACAACGGAGACGGCGATATTAGTCTTCGCGAATTCCTGGGCACTCCGGCCCAGTTCTCGGAATTGGATGCCGATCACGACGGCTTCATCACCGATGCCGAGGTTCTCTCGCACCCGAACCTGTTCTAA
- a CDS encoding DUF1501 domain-containing protein, whose product MNILPQSRRRFLQTTAGLLGAASCSWLPQLAAAAGADPNRKRSCIVLWMAGGPTQTDTFDMKPGHANGGEFKETETNVPGLRFSEHFAGLAKQADKLAIMRGMSTREGDHLRGTYLMHTGQRPGGPLNYPSIGASLSKALEHNQSTLPSYVAVNPSGLLNGSALSPGFLGPRYAAATVGARGTPPGEGSEAMADLGVDFLSLPPGIDTKRQDARLALWKDQQNQFLARHPSGAAEAQATIFQSAVKMMHPDAASAFDLSQETTQVRESYGRGTFGQGCLIARRLVERDVPFVEVTLGGNGLGWDTHQGNFPAVERLSKELDQGWSTLMRELEERGLLETTTICWMGEFGRTPSINNSAGRDHFPDAWTCVLAGGGIAGGQAYGKTDEAGQEVTEGKTEVQDLLATLCRAVGVDPATEHFSPQARPIKISEGHSIDQVLA is encoded by the coding sequence ATGAACATCTTGCCCCAATCGCGACGACGATTCCTGCAAACGACCGCAGGCCTCTTGGGTGCTGCCAGTTGTTCGTGGCTTCCCCAATTGGCAGCGGCCGCTGGCGCGGATCCCAATCGCAAGCGAAGCTGCATCGTGCTGTGGATGGCCGGCGGTCCCACCCAGACCGATACCTTCGACATGAAGCCGGGGCATGCCAATGGGGGCGAGTTCAAGGAAACGGAAACCAATGTGCCGGGGCTTCGCTTCAGCGAGCACTTTGCTGGACTCGCCAAGCAGGCCGACAAGCTGGCCATCATGCGTGGAATGAGTACCCGGGAAGGTGATCACCTGCGTGGCACTTACCTGATGCACACCGGGCAGCGTCCAGGCGGGCCGCTGAACTATCCGTCGATCGGCGCGTCCCTATCGAAGGCCCTGGAGCACAACCAGTCGACCCTACCCAGCTACGTCGCCGTCAATCCGAGTGGTCTACTTAATGGCAGCGCGCTGAGCCCTGGCTTCTTGGGGCCACGCTATGCGGCGGCAACCGTTGGCGCGCGCGGCACACCACCCGGGGAAGGTTCCGAAGCGATGGCCGACCTGGGGGTCGACTTCCTATCGCTTCCACCAGGGATCGATACGAAGCGTCAAGACGCGCGGCTGGCGTTGTGGAAAGATCAGCAGAACCAATTCCTTGCCCGGCATCCTTCCGGCGCCGCCGAAGCGCAAGCGACGATCTTTCAGTCGGCCGTCAAGATGATGCACCCCGATGCGGCCTCGGCGTTTGATCTTTCGCAAGAGACGACCCAGGTACGCGAGTCGTACGGCCGAGGTACCTTTGGCCAAGGCTGCCTGATTGCCCGGCGGCTGGTCGAACGTGATGTTCCTTTCGTGGAAGTGACGCTCGGGGGCAACGGACTGGGCTGGGATACCCACCAAGGCAACTTCCCGGCCGTCGAACGGCTCTCTAAAGAACTCGACCAAGGGTGGAGCACCCTCATGCGGGAACTCGAGGAGCGCGGCCTTTTGGAAACGACCACCATCTGCTGGATGGGTGAATTCGGTAGGACCCCCAGCATCAACAACTCGGCGGGACGTGATCACTTTCCCGATGCATGGACGTGCGTTCTCGCCGGGGGAGGCATCGCCGGCGGTCAGGCCTACGGCAAAACCGACGAAGCCGGCCAGGAAGTCACCGAAGGGAAGACGGAGGTGCAAGACCTGCTGGCGACTCTTTGCCGGGCCGTCGGTGTTGATCCGGCGACCGAGCACTTCTCACCCCAGGCACGTCCTATCAAGATTTCGGAAGGACACTCCATCGATCAGGTTTTGGCGTAA
- a CDS encoding DUF1549 and DUF1553 domain-containing protein — MLRITHVSASCVLLSLLAWTTAIEAQETFADAPNETAKMQAMAARIDALVQARLDREKASAAPLATDGEFIRRAYLDLVGNIPTVAQTRAYLDNDAPDKREQLIAQLLKSPAYPTHLANTWRALVLEPSDDPQRLQNEQGLQRWLRGKFSENVRYDRLVEEFLTATQGSDGPGYFYASQDLKPEMLASETSRIFLGLQLECAQCHDHPFDRWKQHDFWGLAAFFAQLERPANDNIVGLGRFDIVDRNMGEVTIPETDEVVPPAFPGSSANYASFGGTRRQQLAIWMVSRDNPYMPRRAVNWAWAHMMGRGIVHPADDMSPQNLPSHPELLNELTDYFIRSGFDLRLLLQTIAITDTYARSSEAVSDSEAPPELFARMAVKSLTPEQLYDAFLKVGLLKNDVPLMQQDGLRNQFVARLRTASKDRTFFDTGMPQALAVMNGPPVSTATSPETSGLLKALSAPFLTDEQRLNVLFLAAYSRPPNPDELKRYQEFLQQAEPDQQSAALGDVLWVLANSAEFMLNH; from the coding sequence ATGCTTCGCATCACGCATGTGTCCGCGAGCTGCGTTCTGTTGTCGCTGCTTGCGTGGACTACAGCTATTGAAGCGCAAGAAACGTTTGCGGATGCGCCCAATGAAACGGCCAAGATGCAAGCGATGGCCGCACGGATCGATGCCCTCGTGCAAGCCCGGCTCGACCGCGAAAAAGCCAGCGCCGCTCCGCTGGCCACCGATGGCGAATTCATCCGCCGTGCTTACCTCGACCTGGTTGGCAACATCCCAACCGTCGCCCAAACGCGAGCCTATCTGGACAACGATGCTCCGGACAAACGAGAGCAACTGATCGCTCAGCTGCTGAAGTCTCCGGCGTATCCAACGCACCTGGCCAACACGTGGCGAGCGCTGGTGCTCGAGCCATCGGACGACCCGCAACGACTGCAGAACGAGCAAGGCCTTCAGCGTTGGCTGCGAGGCAAGTTCAGCGAGAACGTACGGTACGACCGCCTGGTGGAAGAGTTTCTGACCGCCACCCAAGGGAGCGATGGTCCTGGCTATTTTTATGCGTCGCAAGACTTGAAGCCGGAGATGCTGGCTTCCGAAACGTCACGCATCTTCCTGGGGCTGCAGCTGGAATGTGCCCAGTGTCACGACCATCCCTTCGATCGCTGGAAGCAGCACGACTTCTGGGGACTGGCGGCCTTCTTCGCGCAACTGGAACGGCCAGCCAACGATAACATCGTCGGTCTCGGCCGATTCGACATCGTCGATCGCAACATGGGGGAGGTGACCATTCCGGAAACGGACGAGGTCGTCCCGCCGGCGTTTCCCGGCAGCAGCGCAAACTATGCCTCGTTCGGTGGAACGCGGCGTCAGCAGTTAGCCATCTGGATGGTCTCGCGCGACAACCCCTACATGCCCAGGCGCGCGGTGAACTGGGCCTGGGCGCACATGATGGGACGCGGTATCGTGCATCCGGCGGATGACATGTCTCCGCAAAATCTTCCCAGCCATCCTGAACTTCTGAATGAGCTGACCGACTATTTCATTCGCAGCGGCTTCGACTTGCGACTGCTTCTGCAAACGATCGCCATCACCGACACGTATGCCCGCAGTAGCGAGGCCGTTTCCGACTCGGAAGCACCACCGGAGCTTTTTGCCCGCATGGCGGTCAAGTCGCTCACGCCGGAACAGCTTTACGATGCCTTCTTAAAGGTTGGCCTGCTGAAGAACGATGTTCCTCTCATGCAGCAAGATGGGCTGCGCAATCAATTCGTCGCCCGCCTGCGAACGGCGAGTAAGGATCGCACGTTCTTCGATACCGGCATGCCGCAGGCGCTGGCGGTGATGAATGGCCCACCCGTTTCGACGGCGACTTCGCCAGAAACGAGTGGGCTGCTCAAGGCTTTGTCCGCTCCTTTCCTCACGGACGAGCAGCGCCTGAACGTGTTGTTTCTGGCGGCCTATAGTCGCCCACCCAATCCCGATGAATTGAAGCGATACCAGGAGTTCCTGCAGCAAGCCGAACCAGACCAGCAATCGGCGGCCCTGGGGGACGTGCTGTGGGTGCTGGCCAATAGTGCTGAATTCATGTTGAACCATTAA
- a CDS encoding Gfo/Idh/MocA family protein, which produces MSPTDATRRTFLRSTAAGVAATSLAMHAQKSPAADANSKLRIGFVGVGGRGFGAHVKSLSKIASEGANIELVAVCDVYDNNRNRAADYIEKENGGKVARYVDFREMYAKENLDAVSIGTPDHWHAIQAIEAMKGDMHVYCEKPMVKQVEDAIELVSVWKDTGKVMQVGVQGTSLPVWDAAREKIDEGLLGKVLMYQTEYFRNSDIGQWRYYKLSKDMTPKTIDWKRFLGVEEGLAEDQPFDRAVFAQWRRFWEFGSGMFTDLFVHRTTQMMKATGLRYPARITGSGGLYLEYDGRQVPDVATVVAEFNEGCQGLVTATMAASETPVQQLIRGHYGSIVFENPNASEFTFVPERPQVTHISPNDLPYERQIIKTEKEAPKDQTKAHFENWIAAIENNTPQSCNNPPDLGAAAIVLVNLGARSYREGKIYRFDDETMTISEADGSWSKKWEQVSKERGKPEHVPGWKAGDKGSTINDPDHQRLEGPWIDGKDPAA; this is translated from the coding sequence ATGAGTCCTACCGATGCTACGCGTCGAACCTTTCTTAGGTCCACCGCCGCCGGCGTTGCCGCCACATCGCTGGCAATGCATGCCCAAAAGTCACCAGCCGCCGATGCCAATTCCAAACTGCGAATTGGTTTCGTGGGTGTGGGTGGACGCGGTTTTGGTGCCCACGTGAAAAGCCTTTCCAAGATCGCAAGCGAAGGGGCCAACATCGAACTGGTTGCCGTCTGCGACGTCTACGACAACAACCGCAATCGCGCCGCCGATTACATCGAAAAGGAAAACGGCGGCAAGGTTGCCCGCTACGTCGACTTCCGTGAGATGTACGCCAAGGAAAACCTCGATGCCGTCAGCATCGGTACGCCAGACCATTGGCACGCCATTCAAGCCATCGAGGCGATGAAAGGCGACATGCATGTCTACTGCGAAAAGCCCATGGTCAAACAGGTCGAAGACGCCATCGAATTGGTCAGCGTCTGGAAAGATACCGGCAAGGTGATGCAAGTCGGCGTGCAGGGAACGAGCCTGCCGGTTTGGGATGCCGCACGCGAGAAGATCGACGAAGGTCTGCTCGGCAAAGTGCTCATGTATCAGACCGAATACTTCCGCAACTCCGATATCGGTCAGTGGCGGTACTACAAGTTATCCAAAGACATGACCCCCAAAACGATCGACTGGAAGCGCTTCCTCGGCGTCGAAGAAGGTCTGGCCGAAGACCAGCCGTTCGACCGAGCCGTGTTCGCCCAGTGGCGGCGCTTCTGGGAGTTCGGCAGCGGTATGTTCACCGACTTGTTCGTGCACCGCACCACGCAAATGATGAAGGCCACCGGGCTGCGTTACCCAGCACGCATTACCGGCAGCGGTGGTTTGTATCTGGAATACGACGGCCGCCAGGTGCCGGACGTGGCGACCGTGGTTGCCGAGTTCAACGAAGGTTGCCAAGGCCTGGTCACCGCGACGATGGCTGCTTCCGAAACGCCGGTGCAGCAGTTGATCCGTGGTCACTACGGTTCGATCGTATTCGAGAACCCGAATGCTTCCGAGTTCACCTTCGTACCGGAACGTCCCCAGGTAACGCACATCAGCCCGAATGACTTGCCGTACGAACGGCAGATCATCAAGACCGAAAAAGAAGCACCAAAGGATCAAACCAAGGCGCACTTCGAGAACTGGATTGCCGCGATCGAAAACAATACGCCGCAGTCGTGCAACAACCCGCCAGATTTGGGTGCGGCCGCGATCGTGCTGGTGAACCTGGGGGCTCGCAGCTACCGCGAAGGGAAGATCTATCGCTTCGACGACGAAACGATGACCATCAGCGAGGCGGATGGATCGTGGTCGAAGAAGTGGGAACAGGTTTCCAAAGAGCGCGGCAAGCCAGAGCACGTGCCGGGCTGGAAAGCGGGCGACAAGGGCTCGACGATCAACGATCCCGATCACCAGCGCCTGGAAGGCCCCTGGATCGACGGTAAAGATCCCGCTGCCTGA
- a CDS encoding SDR family oxidoreductase, protein MSHVFIIGSTGGVGSRLVTKLIQAGHTVTGLHRKPEQAETLKASGAQAHLGDIIDMTVEDLTAATKDCDVVVFSAGAAGSGPERTTAIDGGGVIKMMDAAQANGIKRVYLVSAFPDARRDAERKEGFEHYIRTKRMADNALAATDLDWVILRPATLVTEEGNGKVKAGLAIPYGTVARGNVAAFLAALIERPEIRREIIELTDGEVPVKEAVAALVRS, encoded by the coding sequence ATGAGCCACGTTTTCATCATCGGTTCAACCGGCGGTGTCGGGTCGCGCCTGGTGACTAAACTGATTCAAGCAGGGCACACGGTGACTGGTTTGCATCGAAAGCCTGAGCAAGCCGAAACCCTTAAGGCCTCCGGAGCCCAGGCACATCTCGGCGACATCATCGACATGACGGTCGAGGACCTCACGGCGGCGACGAAGGACTGTGACGTGGTCGTCTTCTCCGCCGGCGCTGCCGGAAGCGGGCCTGAACGTACCACGGCAATCGATGGAGGGGGCGTCATTAAGATGATGGATGCCGCCCAGGCCAATGGGATCAAGCGTGTGTATCTGGTGTCAGCATTTCCCGACGCCAGGCGAGATGCCGAGCGGAAGGAAGGCTTCGAGCACTACATCCGCACCAAGCGCATGGCCGACAACGCCTTGGCCGCGACCGACCTGGATTGGGTTATCTTACGCCCGGCGACGCTCGTGACTGAAGAAGGGAACGGCAAGGTTAAAGCTGGACTCGCCATCCCTTATGGAACGGTGGCCCGGGGAAATGTGGCCGCTTTTCTGGCAGCCTTGATCGAGCGACCGGAGATTCGCCGCGAGATCATTGAATTGACCGATGGCGAGGTGCCGGTGAAAGAGGCGGTAGCTGCGCTGGTACGCAGCTAA